In Colletotrichum higginsianum IMI 349063 chromosome 3, whole genome shotgun sequence, a genomic segment contains:
- a CDS encoding Glycosyltransferase family 1, with protein sequence MDEPLLPMSYGTLPRYPARDNSVFPCSLRGKRILLCTESFGPVNGVSRTTLMLVEHLRSHGALVAVVAPHIHTQHNTFAPSSSSSSSSSAGGHSDSHIEVRLQGYPLPFNPELSVVYPVRVSALFARTFGADTPPDLIYLASPASLGFQVMLQLQQQPRARRVPVICNFQTDLAGYCAILFPHPFSTVAVFAFAMVQSFLFRHDSVKTVFYPSRFVRKYLEAQGVQGSKLEVLRRGVKTEVFRPEMRSPALRKLIAPDGEIILLCVSRVAGEKGFDFLAKAVKELDARGLRFKLYVVGGNRNPDVESQVHAMFDPLRAQGKVIFAGFKTGEDLATAYASGDIFLHCSVTETFGLVVLESMASGVPVVARDEGGPSDIIDDGHCGYLVPPDDLETFVDKVMYLSKDHSCRERMAVRAREMACEATWEKINNQVAWRMADTIEERERENAQLVHQRTSIAMQTSQTVPIHRWLLMGDAIRDVVVGRLVDAKLAGGLGVVMTFWFFTGLYLAFTETVLWFKGKLPRLWSQRTVA encoded by the coding sequence ATGGACGAGCCTCTCCTGCCCATGAGCTACGGCACCCTGCCGCGATATCCCGCCCGCGACAACTCCGTCTTCCCATGCTCGCTGCGCGGGAAGCGCATCCTCCTCTGCACCGAGTCCTTCGGTcccgtcaacggcgtcaGCCGGACGACCTTGATGCTCGTTGAGCACCTAAGGTCccacggcgccctcgtcgccgtcgtcgcccctCACATCCACACTCAGCACAACACCTtcgccccgtcgtcgtcgtcgtcgtcgtcgtcgtcggccggggGCCACAGCGACAGTCACATCGAGGTGCGGCTCCAAGGTTACCCTCTGCCCTTCAACCCGGAGCTGTCCGTCGTCTACCCCGTGCGCGTGTCGGCCCTCTTCGCGAGGACCTTTGGCGCCGACACCCCGCCCGACCTCATCTATCTtgcctcgccggcgtccctGGGCTTCCAGGTCatgctccagctccagcagcagccgagggcgaggcgggtGCCCGTGATTTGCAACTTCCAGACAGACCTCGCCGGATACTGCGCCATCCTGTTCCCCCACCCCTTcagcaccgtcgccgtcttcgccttcgccatgGTCCAGAGCTTCCTGTTCCGCCACGACTCCGTCAAGACCGTCTTCTACCCGTCGCGCTTCGTGCGCAAGTACCTCGAGGCCCAGGGCGTGCAGGGCTCCAAGCTCGAGGTCTTGCGCCGCGGCGTCAAGACGGAGGTGTTCCGGCCAGAGATGCGCAGCCCGGCGCTGCGGAAGCTCATCGCCCCCGACGGCGAGATCATCCTGCTGTGCGTATCGAGGGTGGCGGGCGAGAAGGGCTTCGACTTCctggccaaggccgtcaaggagctGGACGCGAGGGGCCTCCGCTTCAAGCTCTATGTCGTGGGAGGGAACCGGAACCCCGATGTCGAGAGCCAGGTGCACGCCATGTTTGACCCTCTGCGAGCGCAAGGTAAGGTCATCTTCGCGGGGTTCAAGACGGGGGAGGACCTCGCCACGGCCTACGCCTCGGGCGATATCTTCCTCCACTGCTCCGTCACCGAGACCTtcgggctcgtcgtcctggaGTCCATGGCCAGCGGTGTGCCGGTCGTGGCCCGGGACGAGGGCGGGCCGAGCGATATTATTGATGACGGACACTGCGGCTACCTGGTCCCgcccgacgacctcgagaccTTCGTCGACAAGGTCATGTACCTGTCCAAAGACCACAGCTGCCGGGAAAGAATGGCCGTCCGAGCACGGGAGATGGCTTGCGAGGCGACCTGGGAAAAGATCAACAACCAGGTCGCGTGGAGGATGGCCGACACCATCgaggagcgggagcgggagaaTGCCCAACTCGTTCACCAGCGGACGTCCATCGCCATGCAGACGAGCCAAACGGTGCCCATCCACCGCTGGTTACTCATGGGCGACGCCAtccgcgacgtcgtcgtgggCCGGCTTGTGGATGCCAAGCTGGCTGGCGGCCTCGGGGTCGTCATGACTTTCTGGTTCTTCACGGGGCTGTACCTAGCGTTTACCGAAACGGTTCTCTGGTTCAAGGGGAAGCTACCACGACTCTGGAGCCAACGGACAGTTGCATAA
- a CDS encoding Nucleotide sugar dehydrogenase: MMRYCICCGWLADRNMPGGPTAAVIAFHNPRIRVTVVDRDERRIRRWNSKHPPIYEPGLRDIIRVARDGAMGRWCSFSREPLEESPRRSDPASASTSATSDCGSQCGGEEGIAVPARRPNLFFSTAVSECISDADVVLVAVNTPTKTRGHGAGTATDMAAFEAVTAEVARHARPGAIIVEKSTVPCRTAELVRETLATHRPGVPFEILSNPEFLAAGTAVNDLLHPDRVLIGSDTTPSGRRAAGALAGVYAAWVPRRRILTTNVWSSELAKLVANAMLAQRVSSINSVSAICERTGADVDEVAAAVGRDPRIGDRFLRAGIGFGGSCFRKDVLGLVYLAESLGLDEVGEYWAQVVRMNEYQRLRFTRRVVERLNNTLAGKKITVLGYAFKKDTSDTRESPAREIIRALLEEGPREIAVFDPCCNPLVIREEVRQLCEMQEPFAERGKDGGDEDGPLRVYGNAYDACRDSNAVLITTEFDEFRNTKVPPPPPPSSSPRKSTADVLDPRPFQSLEIRQADVLALQGTQRPMELETSSDDPLGRYMPEPECAGDCPDCRAGLDREASGLATAGSGLGTGEYGASRERIDWARVAGDMRAPKWVFDGRAVIDAQEMAKLGVRVESIGRRSIW, from the exons ATGATGCGATATTGTATTTGCtgcggctggctggctgaccGCAATATGCCAGGCGGAccgaccgccgccgtcatcgcgtTCCACAACCCTCGCATCCgcgtcaccgtcgtcgaccgaGACGAGCGGCGCATCCGGCGGTGGAACTCGAAGCACCCGCCGATATACGAGCCCGGCCTCCGGGACATCATCCGAGTCGCCCGGGACGGCGCAATGGGGAGGTGGTGCTCGTTCAGCCGCGAGCCCCTTGAGGAGTCGCCGAGACGCTCCGACCCGGCCTccgcgtcgacctcggccacgtCCGACTGCGGGAGCCAGTgtggcggcgaagagggcATCGCGGTGCCCGCGAGGCGGCCGAACCTGTTCTTCTCGACAGCGGTCTCCGAGTGCATCTCGGACGCGGACGTCGTCCTGGTCGCCGTGAACACGCCGACCAAGACGCGCGGGCACGgggccggcaccgccacgGACATGGCCGCGttcgaggccgtcaccgccgaAGTTGCCCGGCACGCGAGGCCGGgggccatcatcgtcgagaAGTCCACGGTGCCTTGCAGAACAGCAGAGCTCGTGCGAGAGACG CTCGCCACCCACCGCCCCGGCGTTCCCTTTGAGATCCTCTCGAACCCGGagttcctcgccgccggcaccgccgtcaaCGACCTTCTGCACCCGGACCGCGTGCTCATCGGATCCGACacgacgccctcggggaGGCGCGCGGCCGGGGCGCTCGCCGGGGTCTACGCCGCGTGGGTGCCGCGCCGCCGCATCCTGACGACCAACGTGTGGTCGTCGgagctcgccaagctcgTGGCCAACGCGATGCTCGCCCAGCGCGTCAGCAGCATCAACTCGGTCAGCGCCATCTGCGAGCGGacgggcgccgacgtcgacgaggtcgccgccgccgtggggCGCGACCCGCGCATCGGGGACCGGTTCCTGCGGGCCGgcatcggcttcggcggcagCTGCTTCCGGAaagacgtcctcggcctcgtgtACCTCGCCGAGtcgctcggcctcgacgaggtcggcgagtACTGGGCGCAGGTCGTCCGGATGAACGAGTACCAGCGGCTGCGGTTCAcgcgccgcgtcgtcgagcgccTGAACAACACGCTGGCCGGGAAGAAGATCACGGTCCTCGGGTACGCCTTCAAGAAGGACACGTCCGACACGAGGGAGTCGCCGGCGCGCGAGATCATCCGGGCTCTGCTGGAGGAAGGGCCGCGGGAgatcgccgtcttcgacccTTGCTGCAACCCCCTGGTCATCCGGGAGGAGGTCCGGCAGCTCTGCGAGATGCAGGAGCCGTTCGCGGAACGCGGCAAAGACGGGGGCGATGAAGATGGGCCGTTGAGGGTCTACGGGAACGCATACGATGCCTGCCGCGACAGCAACGCGGTACTCATCACGACCGAGTTTGACGAGTTCCGCAACACAAAagtcccgccgccgccgccgccgtcgtcgtctccccGCAAAAGCACGGCGGACGTCCTCGACCCGCGCCCGTTCCAGAGTCTGGAGATCCGTCAGGCCGATGTTTTGGCGCTGCAAGGAACACAACGGCCGATGGAGCTGGAGACCTCTTCAGACGATCCGCTCGGACGCTACATGCCAGAACCCGAGTGCGCGGGCGACTGTCCCGATTGCCGGGCGGGGCTGGACCGCGAGGCCTCGGGACTCGCCACCGCCGGGTCTGGGTTGGGGACCGGGGAGTACGGGGCCAGCAGGGAGAGGATCGACTGGGCGAGGGTGGCGGGCGACATGCGAGCCCCCAAGTGGGTGTTTGATGGCCGGGCGGTCATCGACGCTCAAGAGATGGCCAAGCTGGGGGTCCGGGTGGAGAGCATAGGAAGACGGAGTATCTGGTGA
- a CDS encoding Major facilitator superfamily transporter, with protein MAGGAPISAPAVSGGYLTGRALIFPLSLVISLFFLWGFSYGLLDVLNKHFQTVLGISKLESTGLQVMYFGGGYLLFSPVAAEVLKRRGYKFTILMGLGLYSLGAILFWPVAHASLSTDNKRAIFGGFCACTLVIACGLATLETSANSYAVVIGKPETASARLQFCQSWNGVASFIGPLIASKFFFEGDNANSLTNVQYVYLAVSCAGVAVAVLFFFARLPEVSEEALEESSGAANTDALGEPVGHGPIYKQYNLIFAFIAQFCYVGSQVTVATWFINYAHENGGLSTPQASNFLSFALMIFTVGRFVATALATVFQSDFLLMLYAACAIALTAYCSAGSGTASVGVLMTIFFFEAPMYPVLFTLGTANLGRHTRRGAGIMVQAVAGAAVFVPIQGAIGDAAGIRISYIVPLVGFTYVVGYATFHWLRHGRKIMRVKDNKQAQAEAIVDNAAEKKKTDDWVESV; from the coding sequence ATGGCTGGTGGTGCTCCCATCTCGGCCCCGGCCGTGTCCGGCGGCTACCTCACGGGCCGGGCCCTCatcttccccctctccctcgtcatctccctcttcttcctctggGGCTTCTCCtacggcctcctcgacgtgcTCAACAAGCACTTCCAGACGGTGCTCGGCATCAGCAAGCTCGAGTCCACCGGCCTGCAGGTCATGTACTTTGGCGGCGGTTACCTCCTCTTctcgcccgtcgccgccgaggtcctcaAGCGCCGCGGCTACAAGTTCACCATCCTCATGGGCCTCGGCCTCTACTCGCTCGGCGCCATCCTCTTCTGGCCCGTCGCCCACGCCTCCCTCTCGACCGACAACAAGCGCGCCATCTTCGGCGGCTTCTGCGCCTGcaccctcgtcatcgcctgCGGCCTCGCCACCCTCGAGACCTCGGCCAACTCGtacgccgtcgtcatcggcaagCCCGAGACCGCCTCGGCCCGCCTGCAGTTTTGCCAGTCGTGGAACGGCGTCGCCTCCTTCATCGGGCCCCTCATCGCCTCCAAGTTCTTCTTCGAGGGCGACAACGCCAACTCCCTGACCAACGTCCAGTACGTCTACCTCGCCGTCTCGtgcgccggcgtcgccgtcgccgtgctcttcttcttcgcccgcCTGCCCGAGGTCAGcgaggaggccctcgaggagtCCTCCGGCGCGGCCAAcaccgacgccctcggcgagccCGTCGGCCACGGCCCCATCTACAAGCAGTACAACCTCATCTTCGCCTTCATCGCCCAGTTCTGCTACGTCGGCTCCCAGGTCACCGTCGCCACCTGGTTCATCAACTACGCCCACGAGAACGGCGGCCTCAGCACCCCGCAGGCCTCCAACTTCCTGTCCTTCGCCCTCATGATCTTCACCGTCGGCCGCTTCGTCGCCACCGCGCTGGCCACCGTCTTCCAGTCCGATTTCCTGCTCATGCTCTACGCCGCCTGTGCCATCGCCCTGACCGCCTACTGCtccgccggctccggcaccGCCTCCGTCGGCGTGCTCATgaccatcttcttcttcgaggcgCCCATGTACCCCGTCCTCTTCACCCTCGGCACCGccaacctcggccgccacacccgccgcggcgccggcatcatggtccaggccgtcgccggtgccgccgtcttcgtgcCCATCCAGGGCGCCATCGgtgacgccgccggcatccgcATCTCCTACATCGTGCCCCTCGTCGGCTTCACCTACGTCGTCGGCTACGCCACCTTCCACTGGCTCCGCCACGGCCGCAAGATCATGCGCGTCAAGGACAATaagcaggcccaggccgaggccatcgtcgacaacgcggccgagaagaagaagacggacgaCTGGGTCGAGAGCGTTTGA